From the Anopheles coustani chromosome X, idAnoCousDA_361_x.2, whole genome shotgun sequence genome, one window contains:
- the LOC131269019 gene encoding rhophilin-2 yields MANEATAEQQGKPDMSFCFMRGSDPRAATCRGKLQSKRCKLNQEINKELRLRAGAENLYKATTNKKLKDTVALELSFVNSNLQLLKEQLSELNSSVEIYQSEGLDYVIPMIPLGLKETKEVNFMEPFSDFILEHYSENSHTYEDAIADITDTRQAAKTPTRDAQGVSLLFRYYNLLYYVERRFFPPDRSLGVYFEWYDSLTGVPSCQRTVAFEKACILFNLAAIYTQIGAKQDRSSEKGLDAAVDNFLRAAGVFRHIFDTFTNAPSMDLKPQVLEVLVALMLAQARECLYEKLLLQLENYGDGPNNAQSHRDLSGEATQLFLEYREIHRIIHSNDAHTYLPECWAGLVPLKSEYYKALAHYHTAKTKTGASASSNDSHGISSEISSSSSGGGSNTSTPARSARQRYALPKDTFIFDEASLESDLEPSAVRRAHLRESLASHEEAQRLQRMCRELKNKIALTKVLNYAHERTSEELEELELERSCALGPADAGLDESDLDLLDVTLNATSKFTITLTGPDFTAHKIEDPFRRLGPIAIFSARRHWTAPRSVRLQKGSAALMLGGGTLDRRQQQSPPYGSSGGSSNGSSSNSSNSTHSSGFQQRCCGECANKTNYYNDSRTCEVCLKDVCNVSEREFRALKLQDDAADQLSQGVDGANSASGGDSDVGSFGFNIRSDAPVMVSTVDINSLADLGGIKEGDFIVELCGVDVKWYTLQQVLKLIRTCGNSLELKVITPMDRNYLKPMALSHCSKGSISTLSGSSSGISSGAPSPTGTTTKSLAKSSRSKLGSKTRLSSFTSGSWNPFRRTQSLGKIF; encoded by the exons GGATCGGATCCGCGGGCGGCAACATGCCGAGGGAAGCTGCAAAGCAAGCGCTGCAAGCTCAACCAGGAAATCAACAAGGAGCTGCGGCTACGGGCGGGTGCCGAAAACCTCTACAAGGCCACCACCAACAAGAAGCTCAAGGACACGGTGGCGCTCGAGCTGAGCTTCGTCAACTCCAACCTGCAGCTGCTGAAGGAGCAGCTCTCCGAGCTGAACTCGTCCGTCGAGATCTACCAGAGCGAGGG CCTTGACTACGTCATACCGATGATTCCGCTCGGGCTGAAGGAAACGAAAGAGGTGAACTTCATGGAGCCATTCTCGGACTTCATCCTGGAGCACTACAGTGAAAACTCTCACACCTACGAAGACGCTATTGCGGACATCACCGACACTAGACAG GCCGCCAAAACGCCAACCCGCGACGCACAGGGCGTGTCCTTGCTGTTCCGCTACTACAACCTGTTGTACTACGTCGAGAGACGCTTCTTCCCGCCGGACCGCAGCCTGGGCGTTTACTTCGAATGGTACGACTCGCTAACCG GTGTGCCCTCGTGCCAACGGACGGTCGCGTTCGAGAAGGCGTGCATCCTGTTCAACCTGGCCGCCATTTACACGCAGATCGGTGCCAAGCAGGACCGCTCGTCGGAGAAGGGTCTGGACGCGGCGGTGGACAACTTCCTGCGGGCGGCCGGCGTCTTCCGCCACATTTTCGACACATTCACCAACGCGCCCTCGATGGACCTGAAGCCACAG GTGCTGGAAGTACTGGTTGCGCTGATGCTAGCTCAAGCGCGCGAATGTCTGTAcgagaagctgctgctgcagctggaaAACTACGGCGACGGACCAAACAACGCACAG AGTCATCGAGATCTGTCCGGCGAGGCAACGCAGCTATTTCTCGAGTACCGGGAGATCCACCGCATCATACACAGCAACGATGCACACACGTACCTGCCCGAGTGCTGGGCCGGGCTGGTTCCGCTTAAGTCGGAGTACTATAAAG CCCTTGCGCACTACCACACGGCGAAAACGAAAACCGGAGCGTCCGCGAGTAGCAACGACAGTCACGGCATCAGCAGCgagatcagcagcagcagcagcggcggcggcagcaacaccagcacgCCAGCCCGAAGTGCCCGGCAGCGATACGCGCTGCCAAAGGACACGTTCATCTTCGACGAGGCATCGCTCGAGTCCGACCTGGAGCCGAGTGCGGTGCGGCGAGCCCATCTGCGCGAGTCGCTCGCCAGCCACGAGGAGGCGCAGCGGCTGCAGCGCATGTGCCGGGAGCTGAAGAACAAGATAGCGCTCACCAAGGTGCTGAACTACGCGCACGAGCGCACGAGCGAGGAGCTGGaggagctggagctggagcgCTCGTGTGCGCTGGGTCCGGCCGACGCCGGGCTCGACGAGTCCGACCTCGACCTGCTCGACGTCACGCTGAACGCCACGTCCAAGTTCACCATCACGCTGACCGGGCCCGACTTTACCGCGCACAAGATCGAGGACCCGTTCCGCCGGCTCGGCCCCATCGCCATCTTCTCCGCCCGGCGCCACTGGACGGCCCCGCGCAGCGTCCGGCTGCAGAAGGGCAGCGCCGCGCTCATGCTCGGCGGTGGCACGCTCGATCGGCGCCAGCAGCAGTCGCCGCCGTACGGCAGCAGCGGCGGGagcagcaacggcagcagcagcaacagcagcaacagcacccaCAGCAGTGGCTTCCAGCAGCGCTGCTGCGGCGAGTGCGCCAACAAGACGAACTACTACAACGACAGCCGGACGTGCGAGGTCTGTCTGAAGGACGTCTGCAACGTGTCGGAGCGCGAGTTCCGAGCGCTCAAGCTGCAGGACGATGCCGCCGACCAGCTGTCACAGGGCGTGGACGGTGCGAACAGTGCATCCGGCGGGGATAGTGACGTCGGCAGTTTCGGCTTCAACATCCGGAGCGACGCGCCCGTCATGGTTTCCACCGTCGACATCAACTCCCTAGCGGAT CTCGGTGGCATCAAGGAGGGCGACTTCATTGTGGAGCTGTGCGGGGTCGACGTCAAATGGTACACGCTGCAGCAGGTGCTGAAGCTCATCCGCACCTGTGGCAACAGTCTCGAGCTCAAGGTGATCACGCCGATGGATCGAAACTACCTGAAGCCGATGGCCCTCAGTCACTGCAGCAAGGGCTCCATCTCGACGCTGTCCGGCAGCTCGTCCGGCATCTCGTCCGGGGCGCCGTCACCGaccggcaccaccaccaagtCGCTCGCCAAATCGTCCCGCTCCAAGCTCGGCTCGAAGACCCGCCTCAGCAGCTTCACCTCCGGCAGCTGGAACCCGTTCCGGCGCACGCAGAGCTTGGGAAAAATCTTCTAG